The following proteins are encoded in a genomic region of Streptomyces gobiensis:
- a CDS encoding roadblock/LC7 domain-containing protein, translating into MSQAAQNLNWLITNFVDHTPGVSHTVVVSADGLLLAMSEGFPRDRADQLAAVASGLTSLTAGASRIFEGGSVNQTVVEMERGFLFIMSISDGSSLAVLAHPDADIGLVGYEMALLVDRAGTVLTPDLRAELQGSLLN; encoded by the coding sequence ATGAGCCAGGCGGCGCAGAATCTGAACTGGTTGATCACCAACTTTGTGGACCACACCCCGGGGGTGTCGCACACAGTGGTGGTCTCCGCCGACGGCCTCCTTCTGGCGATGTCCGAGGGGTTTCCACGGGACCGTGCCGATCAGCTGGCGGCGGTTGCCTCCGGGCTGACCTCGCTGACCGCGGGCGCCTCGCGGATCTTCGAGGGCGGTAGTGTGAACCAGACCGTGGTGGAGATGGAACGTGGTTTCCTCTTCATCATGTCGATCTCGGACGGCTCCTCACTGGCCGTACTCGCTCATCCAGACGCCGATATCGGTCTGGTCGGATATGAGATGGCCCTTCTGGTGGACCGGGCGGGTACCGTCCTTACTCCGGACCTCCGTGCCGAACTGCAAGGAAGCCTGCTTAACTAG
- a CDS encoding DUF742 domain-containing protein codes for MTTPPASPDPYGHQAPYGVDEGDQPLVRPYAMTGGRTRPRYELAIEALVSTSAEPVQLQGLLPEHQRICHLCREVKSVAEVSALLAIPLGVARILIADLAEAGMVAIHQPGGSGESGGAPDVTLLERVLSGLRKL; via the coding sequence ATGACCACGCCGCCCGCCTCACCCGACCCGTACGGTCATCAAGCACCGTACGGGGTCGACGAAGGCGACCAGCCGCTGGTGCGCCCGTATGCCATGACCGGCGGCCGGACCCGGCCGCGCTATGAGCTCGCCATCGAGGCGCTGGTCAGCACCAGTGCCGAACCGGTACAGCTGCAAGGTCTGCTCCCTGAGCACCAGCGCATCTGTCATCTGTGCCGTGAGGTGAAGTCCGTCGCGGAGGTCTCGGCACTGCTCGCGATACCGCTCGGGGTGGCCCGGATTCTTATCGCCGACCTCGCCGAAGCCGGGATGGTGGCCATCCACCAGCCCGGCGGCAGCGGTGAGTCCGGCGGTGCCCCAGATGTGACGCTGCTCGAAAGGGTGCTCAGTGGACTTCGCAAGCTCTAG
- a CDS encoding GTP-binding protein, which translates to MDFASSSPHTAYGAGPARSTTSAKIVVAGGFGVGKTTFVGAVSEINPLRTEAVMTSASAGIDDLTHTGGKTTTTVAMDFGRITLDDDLILYLFGTPGQDRFWFMWDDLVRGAIGAVVLVDTRRLADCFPAVDYFENSGLPFVIALNGFDGHQPYRPEEVREALQIGPEAPIIITDARHRADAKGALIQLVEHALLARLR; encoded by the coding sequence GTGGACTTCGCAAGCTCTAGCCCCCACACGGCATATGGCGCGGGCCCGGCCCGCTCCACCACCTCCGCGAAGATCGTGGTGGCGGGTGGCTTCGGTGTGGGCAAGACGACCTTTGTGGGCGCCGTGTCGGAGATCAATCCGCTGCGTACCGAGGCCGTGATGACGTCCGCCTCGGCGGGCATCGACGACCTCACGCACACCGGCGGTAAGACCACCACGACCGTGGCGATGGATTTCGGCCGGATCACGCTCGACGACGACCTGATTCTCTATCTCTTCGGTACGCCCGGTCAGGACCGCTTCTGGTTTATGTGGGATGACCTGGTCCGTGGTGCTATCGGCGCGGTCGTCCTGGTCGACACCAGACGCCTGGCGGACTGTTTCCCGGCGGTCGACTACTTCGAGAACAGCGGCCTGCCTTTTGTGATCGCGCTCAACGGTTTCGACGGCCACCAGCCATACCGCCCGGAAGAAGTGCGCGAAGCGCTTCAGATCGGCCCGGAGGCGCCCATCATCATCACCGACGCCCGCCATCGCGCGGACGCCAAGGGCGCGCTCATCCAGCTCGTAGAGCATGCGCTGCTGGCCAGACTTCGCTAG
- a CDS encoding nitrate- and nitrite sensing domain-containing protein yields the protein MRRSKTASPPPESRGNFTPRAAASSAEPSSAPAESGNSSKFAIRNWRVAARLNAILLIPVLVALVFGGFRVHSSMETLNEAEDAERTAELVRAASAYAHALLDERDRTAAPLLKGDQDDPEIAEARKATDDAKELFHEAAERAPDTDSLQTRLDNIEKVEPKLASLRQAAYTDRLSGVDTELGFVQIQHPLMNLANELGLGTGNVTAYGRTVYAISLAKSAASLNRSIGTHLLIKPGPSAKDKAEQLTAFQSYAYLEKVALGEYLSGGTQEDDDRLKSDMRALQAKGKEKIAEAKRQAESAGQPFVAPPPMDGMIEKIGSGARPTTLARQGITAQTWYQTATGKFDVYRGIEQDLADKAVTEAQEIASDAKRDAIVNSMVVLAALLIAFMVAGLMARSMSRSMNRLRNAAFDVAEQRLPMLVDQLSRTEPGRVDTNVKPIPISSQDEIGEVARAFDQVHREAVRLAAEQALLRGNVNAIFTNLSSRNQGLIERQLGLITDLENNEADPDQLENLFKLDHLATRMRRNGENLLVLAGEEPGRRWNQPVPLVDVMRAASSEVESYERIELSGVPESEIHGAVVTDLVHLLAELLENATSFSSPQTKVNVTATRLPDGRVMVEIHDKGIGLTPEDFADINHKLANPPTVDAAVSQRMGLFVVGRLADRHGIRVQLRPSGEQAGTTSLVMLPEAITRGGGGEEFVEEDFTVSRIVQEQPQISQQAQPPQLAADPGYSRQPTAAELGFDDSRYESVEVPDDASALDPVGRSLMREERRAALEVQQGAYDRYEPQQQEQGYEEQSYERQGYDPGYQEPQYRQQYQEPRAQESQYQAPQYQEQPQYQEPRYQEPQYEEPAYQQARYEEPQRGPAYDTGFHPQPESRPATPAAGPERVGFDRPGASSGGAHPLTGAGLPRRDKGGHQPEEPQTSLFQSQPESPEAPPRGSRSDNPEWRTANDERWQRAEKIRDPKAGGVTSSGLPRRVPRANLVEGTAEQTPQGGPQVSRAPEDVRGRLSNLHRGVRRGRAGGRDATQNDRPGFGPGSTYDQER from the coding sequence GTGAGGCGAAGTAAGACGGCATCCCCGCCGCCGGAGTCGCGCGGCAACTTCACGCCGCGCGCTGCGGCGTCGTCCGCTGAACCGTCCTCGGCCCCCGCTGAGTCCGGGAACAGCAGCAAGTTCGCCATCCGTAACTGGCGGGTGGCCGCCCGGCTGAACGCCATTCTGCTGATCCCGGTGCTCGTCGCCCTCGTCTTCGGTGGCTTCCGGGTGCACAGCTCGATGGAGACGCTGAACGAGGCCGAGGACGCCGAGCGCACCGCCGAGCTTGTACGGGCCGCCTCTGCCTACGCCCACGCTCTCCTGGATGAGCGGGACCGCACCGCCGCCCCGCTCCTCAAGGGCGATCAGGACGACCCGGAGATCGCAGAGGCGCGCAAGGCCACCGATGACGCCAAGGAGCTCTTCCACGAGGCCGCTGAGCGCGCGCCCGACACGGACAGCCTGCAGACTCGGCTGGACAACATCGAGAAGGTCGAGCCGAAGCTCGCCTCGCTGCGTCAAGCCGCTTACACCGACCGGCTGAGCGGTGTGGACACAGAGCTCGGCTTCGTCCAGATCCAGCACCCGCTGATGAACCTCGCCAATGAGCTCGGTCTGGGCACCGGCAACGTCACGGCTTACGGCCGTACCGTCTACGCCATCTCGCTCGCCAAATCCGCTGCGTCGCTGAACCGCTCCATCGGCACCCATCTGCTGATCAAGCCCGGCCCTTCGGCCAAGGACAAGGCCGAGCAGCTGACCGCCTTCCAGTCCTACGCCTATCTGGAGAAAGTCGCCCTCGGCGAGTACCTGTCCGGCGGGACCCAGGAGGACGACGACCGGCTCAAGTCCGATATGCGGGCTCTCCAGGCCAAGGGCAAGGAGAAGATCGCCGAGGCCAAGCGGCAGGCCGAGAGCGCCGGCCAGCCCTTTGTCGCCCCGCCGCCGATGGACGGCATGATCGAGAAGATCGGCTCCGGCGCCCGGCCGACCACGCTGGCCCGGCAGGGCATTACCGCCCAGACCTGGTACCAGACCGCGACCGGCAAGTTCGATGTCTACCGCGGTATCGAGCAGGACCTCGCCGACAAGGCCGTGACCGAGGCCCAGGAGATCGCCTCCGACGCCAAGCGCGACGCCATCGTCAACTCCATGGTCGTGCTGGCCGCTCTGCTGATCGCCTTCATGGTGGCGGGGCTGATGGCCCGCTCGATGAGCCGCAGCATGAACCGGCTGCGCAACGCCGCCTTCGACGTGGCCGAGCAGCGGCTGCCGATGCTCGTCGACCAGCTCTCCCGCACCGAGCCGGGACGGGTGGACACCAACGTCAAGCCGATCCCGATCAGCAGCCAGGATGAGATCGGCGAGGTCGCCCGGGCCTTCGACCAGGTACACCGCGAGGCCGTCCGGCTCGCCGCCGAGCAGGCGCTGCTGCGGGGCAACGTCAACGCGATCTTCACCAACCTCTCCAGCCGTAACCAGGGCCTCATTGAGCGCCAGCTCGGCCTGATCACGGACCTGGAGAACAACGAGGCCGACCCGGACCAGCTGGAGAACCTCTTCAAGCTGGACCACCTCGCGACCCGTATGCGGCGAAACGGTGAGAACCTGCTCGTCCTCGCGGGCGAGGAACCGGGCCGGCGCTGGAACCAGCCGGTGCCGCTGGTCGACGTCATGCGCGCCGCCTCCTCCGAGGTGGAGTCCTACGAGCGGATCGAGCTGTCCGGCGTCCCGGAGAGCGAGATCCACGGCGCCGTGGTCACCGACCTGGTGCACCTCCTCGCCGAGCTGCTGGAGAACGCCACCTCGTTCTCCTCGCCACAGACCAAGGTCAACGTCACCGCGACCCGGCTGCCCGACGGCCGGGTGATGGTCGAGATTCATGACAAGGGCATCGGGCTGACCCCCGAGGACTTCGCGGACATCAACCACAAGCTGGCCAATCCACCGACCGTGGACGCCGCTGTGTCCCAGCGCATGGGCCTGTTCGTGGTCGGCCGCCTCGCCGACCGGCATGGCATCCGCGTCCAGCTGCGCCCCTCCGGCGAACAGGCGGGCACCACCTCGCTGGTCATGCTGCCCGAGGCGATCACCCGCGGTGGTGGCGGCGAGGAGTTCGTCGAAGAGGACTTCACCGTCTCCCGGATCGTGCAGGAGCAGCCCCAGATCTCCCAGCAGGCCCAGCCGCCCCAGCTGGCCGCGGACCCGGGGTACTCCCGCCAGCCCACCGCCGCCGAACTGGGCTTCGACGACTCCCGCTATGAGTCCGTCGAGGTGCCGGATGACGCTTCCGCGCTCGACCCGGTGGGGCGCTCGTTGATGCGTGAGGAGCGCCGCGCGGCGCTGGAGGTGCAGCAGGGCGCGTATGACCGGTACGAGCCCCAGCAGCAGGAGCAGGGGTACGAGGAGCAGTCTTACGAGCGGCAGGGGTACGACCCCGGCTACCAGGAGCCGCAGTACCGGCAGCAGTACCAGGAGCCGCGGGCCCAGGAGTCGCAGTACCAAGCACCGCAGTACCAAGAGCAGCCTCAGTACCAAGAACCGCGGTACCAAGAACCTCAGTACGAGGAGCCCGCGTATCAGCAGGCGCGGTATGAGGAGCCCCAGCGGGGCCCGGCGTACGACACCGGATTCCATCCACAACCGGAATCCCGTCCTGCAACTCCCGCAGCTGGCCCAGAGCGCGTAGGCTTCGATCGTCCGGGTGCCTCTTCAGGCGGTGCACACCCCTTGACCGGTGCTGGTCTACCGCGCAGGGACAAGGGAGGGCACCAGCCCGAGGAGCCCCAGACATCGCTGTTCCAGTCGCAACCGGAATCTCCGGAAGCGCCACCGCGGGGGTCGCGGTCCGACAACCCTGAGTGGCGTACCGCGAATGACGAGCGCTGGCAGCGGGCGGAGAAGATCCGCGACCCCAAGGCCGGTGGGGTCACCTCCTCCGGCCTGCCCCGACGTGTGCCCAGGGCGAATCTCGTCGAGGGCACCGCGGAACAGACCCCACAGGGAGGTCCTCAGGTCTCCCGTGCCCCGGAAGACGTCCGTGGCAGGTTGAGCAACCTGCACCGTGGCGTACGCAGAGGGCGCGCGGGCGGCCGGGACGCCACCCAGAATGACCGACCGGGCTTCGGTCCCGGCAGCACCTACGATCAGGAGCGTTAG
- a CDS encoding roadblock/LC7 domain-containing protein, with amino-acid sequence MSQAAQNLNWLITNFVDNTPGVSHTVVVSADGLLLAMSEGFPRDRADQLAAVASGLTSLTAGASRIFEGGSVNQTVVEMERGFLFIMSISDGSSLAVLAHPEADIGLVGYEMALLVDRAGTVLTPDLRAELQGSLLN; translated from the coding sequence ATGAGCCAGGCGGCGCAGAACCTGAACTGGTTGATCACCAACTTTGTGGACAACACTCCAGGGGTGTCGCACACAGTGGTGGTCTCCGCCGACGGCCTCCTTCTGGCGATGTCGGAGGGATTCCCGCGTGACCGTGCCGATCAGCTGGCGGCGGTCGCTTCCGGGCTGACGTCGCTGACCGCGGGCGCCTCGCGGATCTTTGAGGGCGGTAGCGTGAATCAGACCGTGGTGGAGATGGAACGTGGTTTCCTCTTCATCATGTCGATCTCGGACGGCTCCTCACTGGCCGTACTTGCCCATCCGGAGGCCGATATCGGTCTTGTCGGATATGAGATGGCCCTTCTGGTGGACCGGGCGGGTACCGTCCTTACCCCAGATCTCCGCGCCGAACTGCAAGGAAGCCTTCTCAACTAG
- a CDS encoding DUF742 domain-containing protein, with translation MATPPGGPYGNEQQPQPGQPYQRFNFPSAPSHQQQAPQQPPHRAQPVQQPPQQRSQRGGSGDSERQPLVRPYAMTGGRTRPRYQLAIEALVHTTAQSAQLQGQLPEHQRICRLCYEIKSVAEISALLSIPLGVARILVADLAEAGLVAIHQPGGDESAGGQPDVTLLERVLSGLRKL, from the coding sequence GTGGCAACGCCCCCAGGCGGTCCGTACGGCAATGAGCAGCAGCCGCAGCCCGGCCAGCCGTACCAGCGCTTCAACTTCCCCTCAGCGCCGAGCCACCAGCAGCAGGCACCGCAGCAGCCGCCGCACCGTGCCCAGCCGGTACAGCAGCCGCCCCAGCAGCGTTCCCAGCGCGGCGGGAGCGGCGACAGCGAGCGCCAGCCACTGGTACGCCCCTACGCGATGACCGGCGGCCGCACCCGGCCGCGCTACCAGCTAGCCATCGAGGCGCTGGTGCACACCACCGCGCAGTCCGCCCAGCTTCAGGGACAACTCCCGGAACACCAGCGGATCTGCCGACTGTGCTACGAGATCAAGTCGGTCGCCGAGATCTCGGCACTACTCTCCATTCCCCTAGGCGTCGCCCGGATTCTCGTCGCCGACCTCGCCGAGGCCGGACTTGTCGCCATTCACCAGCCTGGCGGCGACGAATCCGCCGGCGGACAGCCAGATGTGACACTGCTCGAAAGGGTGCTCAGTGGACTTCGCAAGCTCTAG
- a CDS encoding GTP-binding protein gives MDFASSSGAARSTTSAKIVVAGGFGVGKTTFVGAVSEINPLRTEAVMTSASAGIDDLTHTGDKTTTTVAMDFGRITLDQDLILYLFGTPGQDRFWFMWDDLVRGAIGAVVLVDTRRLADCFPAVDYFENSGLPFVIALNGFDGHQPYSPDEVREALQIGPDAPIITTDARHRADAKSALITLVEHALMARLR, from the coding sequence GTGGACTTCGCAAGCTCTAGCGGTGCGGCCCGCTCTACCACCTCCGCGAAAATCGTGGTGGCGGGTGGCTTTGGCGTGGGCAAGACGACCTTCGTGGGCGCCGTATCGGAGATTAATCCACTGCGGACCGAAGCCGTGATGACCTCCGCCTCGGCGGGCATCGATGACCTCACGCACACCGGAGACAAGACCACCACCACGGTGGCCATGGACTTCGGCCGCATCACCCTGGACCAGGATCTGATCCTGTACCTCTTCGGTACGCCCGGCCAGGACCGCTTCTGGTTTATGTGGGACGACTTGGTGCGCGGTGCCATCGGCGCCGTCGTCCTGGTCGACACCCGCCGCCTGGCGGACTGTTTTCCAGCGGTCGACTACTTCGAGAACAGCGGCCTGCCTTTTGTGATCGCCCTCAACGGCTTCGACGGCCATCAGCCGTACAGCCCGGACGAGGTGCGTGAGGCGCTCCAGATCGGCCCGGACGCGCCGATCATCACCACGGACGCCCGCCACCGGGCGGACGCGAAGAGCGCCCTGATCACCCTGGTCGAACACGCCCTGATGGCCCGTCTCCGCTAA
- a CDS encoding fumarylacetoacetate hydrolase family protein produces MRIARFSIDGNVAFGVVEGDAQTEGGPVLDIIKGHPFAEFERSGQKIPLGKVRLLPPVLPNKVVAIGRNYAEHAKELGQTVPDTPVVFFKPSTSVIGPGDPIGYPAFSNEVHYEAELAVVIGRMCSQVPRERAKEVILGYACANDVTARDIQRSEEQWARAKGFDSSCPLGPWVETELDPTDLGIMCTVNGEQRQLGRTSDMVRSIEELIVHITEAMTLLPGDVILTGTPAGVGPLNVGDEVAVTIEGIGTLTNKVIKRG; encoded by the coding sequence GTGCGCATCGCCAGATTTTCCATCGACGGCAACGTCGCGTTCGGCGTCGTCGAAGGGGACGCCCAGACCGAAGGCGGACCGGTCCTGGACATCATCAAGGGCCACCCCTTCGCCGAATTCGAGCGCTCGGGCCAGAAGATCCCGCTGGGCAAGGTGCGGCTGCTGCCGCCCGTGCTGCCCAACAAGGTCGTGGCCATCGGCCGCAACTACGCCGAGCACGCCAAGGAGCTCGGCCAGACGGTCCCGGACACCCCGGTGGTCTTCTTCAAGCCCTCCACCTCCGTCATCGGCCCGGGCGACCCCATCGGCTACCCGGCCTTCTCCAACGAGGTGCACTACGAGGCCGAGCTCGCCGTAGTCATCGGCCGCATGTGCAGCCAGGTACCGCGCGAGCGGGCCAAGGAGGTCATCCTCGGCTACGCCTGCGCCAATGACGTCACCGCGCGGGACATCCAGCGCAGCGAGGAGCAGTGGGCACGGGCCAAGGGCTTCGACAGCTCCTGCCCACTGGGCCCCTGGGTGGAGACCGAGCTCGACCCCACCGACCTGGGCATCATGTGCACGGTCAATGGCGAGCAGCGGCAGCTGGGCCGCACCAGCGACATGGTCCGCTCCATCGAGGAGCTGATCGTCCACATCACCGAGGCCATGACGCTCCTGCCCGGGGATGTCATCCTCACCGGCACCCCCGCAGGCGTCGGCCCCCTGAACGTCGGCGACGAGGTCGCCGTCACCATCGAAGGCATCGGCACTCTCACCAATAAGGTGATCAAGCGTGGCTAG
- the gltX gene encoding glutamate--tRNA ligase, whose product MASAHPVRVRFCPSPTGNPHVGLVRTALFNWAFARHHGGTLVFRIEDTDVARDSEESYHQLLDSMRWLGLDWDEGPEVGGPHAPYRQSQRMDIYADVAAKLLDGGYAYRCYCTADELEARREAARKAGKPSGYDGKCRDLTAGQIAEYESQDRSFIVRFRMPDETITFTDLVRGELTFAPENVTDFGIVRANGTPLYTLVNPVDDALMEITHVLRGEDLLSSTPRQIALYRALAELGIGTGRTPAFGHLPYVMGEGNKKLSKRDPQSSLNLYRERGFLPEGLLNYLSLLGWSIAEDRDIFTMEEMVAAFDITEVNANPARFDLKKCEAINATHLREMPVEEFTAACAPWLTAPYAPWKPEAFDQAAFEALAPLAQTRLTVLSDITDNVDFLFLDEPVYDEASWQKAMKPGAAELLRTARAKLAEADWRADALKDAVLAAGEEHGLKLGKAQAPVRVAVTGRTVGLPLFESLEVLGRDRTLSRVDATLARLAA is encoded by the coding sequence GTGGCTAGCGCACACCCCGTACGCGTACGTTTCTGTCCTTCGCCGACCGGCAACCCCCATGTGGGCCTGGTCCGCACCGCCCTGTTCAACTGGGCGTTCGCCCGGCACCACGGCGGCACCCTGGTCTTCCGTATCGAGGACACCGACGTGGCCCGGGACTCCGAGGAGTCGTACCACCAGCTCCTGGACTCCATGCGCTGGCTGGGCCTCGACTGGGACGAGGGCCCCGAGGTGGGCGGCCCGCACGCGCCGTACCGCCAGTCCCAGCGTATGGACATCTACGCCGATGTCGCGGCCAAGCTCCTCGATGGCGGCTATGCCTACCGTTGCTACTGCACCGCCGATGAGCTGGAGGCCCGCCGTGAGGCCGCCCGCAAGGCGGGCAAGCCCTCGGGCTACGACGGTAAGTGCCGTGACCTCACCGCCGGGCAGATCGCCGAGTACGAGTCCCAGGACCGCTCCTTCATCGTCCGCTTCCGGATGCCGGATGAGACGATCACCTTCACCGACCTGGTCCGTGGCGAGCTGACCTTCGCCCCGGAGAACGTGACGGACTTCGGCATCGTCCGGGCCAATGGCACCCCGTTGTACACCCTGGTCAACCCGGTCGACGACGCCCTGATGGAGATCACGCACGTGCTGCGTGGCGAGGACCTGCTCTCCTCCACCCCGCGCCAGATCGCCCTTTACCGCGCGCTGGCGGAGCTCGGCATCGGCACCGGACGCACGCCGGCCTTCGGTCATCTCCCGTACGTCATGGGCGAGGGCAACAAGAAGCTCTCCAAGCGCGACCCGCAGTCCTCGCTCAATCTCTACCGTGAGCGCGGCTTCCTGCCCGAGGGACTGCTCAACTACCTTTCCCTGCTGGGCTGGTCGATCGCCGAGGACCGCGACATCTTCACCATGGAGGAGATGGTCGCCGCCTTCGATATCACCGAAGTCAACGCCAACCCGGCCCGCTTCGACCTCAAGAAGTGCGAGGCCATCAACGCCACGCATCTGCGGGAGATGCCGGTCGAGGAGTTCACCGCGGCCTGCGCGCCATGGCTGACGGCCCCCTACGCTCCCTGGAAGCCCGAAGCCTTCGACCAGGCCGCCTTCGAGGCCTTGGCCCCGCTCGCCCAGACCCGCCTCACCGTGCTCTCCGACATCACGGACAACGTCGACTTCCTGTTCCTGGACGAGCCGGTGTACGACGAGGCCTCCTGGCAGAAGGCGATGAAGCCGGGCGCGGCCGAGCTGCTGCGTACGGCCCGTGCGAAGCTCGCCGAGGCCGACTGGCGGGCCGACGCCCTCAAGGACGCCGTCCTGGCGGCCGGCGAGGAGCACGGCCTGAAGCTGGGCAAGGCGCAGGCCCCGGTCCGCGTAGCCGTCACCGGCCGTACGGTCGGGCTTCCCCTCTTCGAGTCCCTGGAGGTGCTGGGCCGCGACCGCACGCTGTCCCGCGTGGACGCCACGCTGGCGAGGCTGGCCGCGTAG
- the ndgR gene encoding IclR family transcriptional regulator NdgR, whose protein sequence is MDNSSGASSGVGVLDKAALVLSALESGPATLAGLVGATGLARPTAHRLAVALEHHRFVARDMQGRFILGPRLSELAAAAGEDRLLASAGPVLTHLRDVTGESAQLYRRQGDMRICVAAAERLSGLRDTVPVGSTLPMKAGSAAQILMAWEEPERLHRGLQGARFTATALSGVRRRGWAQSIGEREPGVASVSAPVRGPSNRVVAAVSVSGPIERLTRHPGRMHAQAIVDAAARLSEALRRG, encoded by the coding sequence ATGGACAACTCTAGCGGCGCCTCAAGTGGTGTGGGCGTTCTCGACAAGGCAGCTCTGGTACTGAGCGCTCTGGAGTCCGGTCCGGCCACCCTCGCCGGACTGGTCGGAGCGACCGGATTGGCGCGCCCTACGGCGCACCGGCTCGCGGTGGCACTGGAGCACCATCGTTTTGTGGCCCGGGATATGCAGGGCCGGTTCATTCTCGGTCCGCGGCTGTCCGAGCTGGCAGCCGCCGCGGGCGAGGACCGGCTGCTGGCCTCGGCGGGCCCGGTACTGACGCATCTGCGCGATGTGACCGGTGAGAGCGCGCAGCTCTACCGGCGCCAGGGCGACATGCGGATCTGTGTGGCTGCGGCCGAGCGGCTTTCCGGGCTGCGGGACACCGTGCCGGTGGGCTCCACGCTGCCGATGAAGGCCGGGTCGGCGGCGCAGATCCTGATGGCCTGGGAGGAGCCGGAGCGGCTGCACCGCGGCCTCCAGGGTGCCCGCTTCACGGCGACGGCCCTGTCCGGCGTACGACGCCGTGGCTGGGCCCAGTCGATCGGCGAGCGGGAGCCCGGCGTGGCGTCCGTCTCCGCCCCCGTACGCGGCCCCTCTAACCGCGTGGTGGCTGCGGTCTCGGTCTCCGGCCCGATCGAGCGCCTGACGCGCCACCCGGGCCGTATGCACGCCCAGGCGATCGTCGACGCCGCCGCCCGGCTCTCCGAGGCGCTGCGACGTGGCTGA
- the leuC gene encoding 3-isopropylmalate dehydratase large subunit codes for MGRTLAEKVWDDHVVRRAEGEPDLLFIDLHLLHEVTSPQAFDGLRKNARPVRRTDLTIATEDHNTPTLDIDKPIADPVSRTQLETLRKNCAEFGVRLHPLGDVEQGVVHVVGPQLGLTQPGMTVVCGDSHTSTHGAFGALAFGIGTSQVEHVLATQTLPLAPFKTMAITVNGELPEDVTAKDLILAIITKIGTGGGQGYVLEYRGEAIEKLSMEARMTICNMSIEAGARAGMIAPDETTFAYLKGRDHAPQGADWDAAVEYWQGLRTDEGATFDREVVIEAAELAPFVTWGTNPGQGAPLSSAVPDPASFADASEKQAAQKALEYMGLVAGQPLREIAVDTVFVGSCTNGRIEDLRSAAAVLEGHQVADGVRMLVVPGSVRVALQAVEEGLDKVFTAAGAEWRHAGCSMCLGMNPDQLAPGERSASTSNRNFEGRQGKGGRTHLVSPQVAAATAVLGHLASPADLSDVRTPAGV; via the coding sequence ATGGGACGGACACTGGCGGAGAAGGTCTGGGATGACCATGTCGTCCGGCGCGCGGAAGGCGAGCCCGACCTTCTGTTCATCGACCTCCACCTGCTGCATGAGGTGACCAGCCCGCAGGCCTTCGACGGGCTGCGGAAGAACGCCCGGCCGGTGCGGCGGACCGATCTGACCATCGCCACCGAGGACCACAACACCCCCACCCTCGACATCGACAAGCCCATCGCTGACCCGGTCTCCCGTACTCAGCTGGAAACGCTGCGTAAGAACTGCGCGGAGTTCGGTGTCCGGCTGCATCCGCTCGGTGACGTCGAGCAGGGTGTGGTGCATGTGGTGGGTCCGCAGCTGGGGCTGACCCAGCCCGGTATGACGGTGGTCTGCGGTGACAGCCACACCTCCACCCATGGCGCCTTCGGCGCGCTGGCCTTCGGTATCGGTACCAGCCAGGTCGAGCATGTGCTGGCCACCCAGACGCTGCCGCTGGCCCCCTTCAAGACCATGGCGATCACCGTCAACGGGGAACTGCCCGAGGATGTCACGGCCAAGGACCTGATCCTGGCCATCATCACGAAGATCGGCACCGGCGGTGGCCAGGGCTATGTCCTGGAGTACCGCGGTGAGGCCATCGAGAAGCTGTCGATGGAAGCGCGGATGACCATCTGCAACATGTCCATTGAGGCGGGCGCGCGGGCCGGGATGATCGCCCCGGACGAGACCACGTTCGCCTACCTCAAGGGCCGCGACCACGCCCCCCAGGGCGCGGACTGGGACGCCGCCGTGGAGTACTGGCAGGGGCTGCGCACCGACGAAGGCGCCACGTTCGACCGTGAGGTCGTCATCGAGGCCGCCGAGCTGGCCCCGTTCGTCACCTGGGGCACCAACCCCGGCCAGGGTGCTCCGCTGTCCTCCGCCGTCCCGGACCCGGCCTCCTTCGCCGACGCCAGCGAGAAGCAGGCCGCCCAGAAGGCGCTGGAGTACATGGGCCTGGTCGCCGGTCAGCCGCTGCGCGAGATCGCGGTGGACACGGTCTTTGTGGGCTCGTGCACCAACGGCCGTATCGAGGACCTGCGCTCGGCCGCGGCGGTGCTTGAGGGCCACCAGGTGGCCGATGGGGTACGGATGCTGGTCGTGCCCGGCTCCGTACGGGTCGCGCTGCAGGCCGTCGAGGAGGGTCTGGACAAGGTGTTCACCGCCGCCGGGGCCGAATGGCGGCACGCGGGCTGTTCGATGTGCCTGGGCATGAACCCCGACCAGCTGGCGCCCGGTGAGCGCTCCGCGTCCACCTCCAACCGCAACTTCGAGGGCCGCCAGGGCAAGGGCGGCCGTACCCATCTGGTCTCCCCGCAGGTGGCCGCCGCCACCGCGGTGCTGGGCCATCTGGCCTCGCCCGCCGACCTGTCCGACGTACGTACGCCCGCGGGAGTCTGA